Proteins encoded by one window of Glycine soja cultivar W05 chromosome 15, ASM419377v2, whole genome shotgun sequence:
- the LOC114387098 gene encoding uncharacterized protein LOC114387098 isoform X1, translated as MHDGRPVNTPLLTTCNLASGDVSSFLRQHHYIHDLLQAHNMHDGRPVNTPLLTTCNLASGDVSSFLRQHHYIHDLLQAHNMHDARPVNTPLLTTCNLASGDVSSFLRQHHYIHDLLQAHNMHDGRPVNTPLLTTCNLASGDVSSFLRQHHYIHDLLQAHNMHDGRPVNTLLLTTCNLASGDVSSFLRQHHYIHDLLQAHNMHDARPVNTPLLTTCNLVSGDVSSFLRQHHYIHDLLQAHNMHDARPVNTPLLTTCNLASGDVPSCDGIVYCQLVDSLQYLSLTCPDIAFPINKLLDHEGPY; from the coding sequence ATGCATGATGGTCGACCAGTCAACACCCCTTTATTGACCACATGCAATCTCGCATCAGGTGACGTCTCCTCATTTCTTAGACAACATCACTATATTCATGATCTTCTTCAAGCCCACAACATGCATGATGGTCGACCGGTCAACACCCCTTTATTGACCACATGCAATCTCGCATCAGGTGACGTCTCCTCATTTCTTAGACAACATCACTATATTCATGATCTTCTTCAAGCCCACAACATGCATGATGCTCGACCAGTCAACACCCCTTTATTGACCACATGCAATCTCGCATCAGGTGACGTCTCCTCATTTCTTAGACAACATCACTATATTCATGATCTTCTTCAAGCCCACAACATGCATGATGGTCGACCAGTCAACACCCCTTTATTGACCACATGCAATCTCGCATCAGGTGACGTCTCCTCATTTCTTAGACAACATCACTATATTCATGATCTTCTTCAAGCCCACAACATGCATGATGGTCGACCAGTCAACACCCTTTTATTGACCACATGCAATCTCGCATCAGGTGACGTCTCCTCATTTCTTAGACAACATCACTATATTCATGATCTTCTTCAAGCCCACAACATGCATGATGCTCGACCAGTCAACACCCCTTTATTGACCACATGCAATCTCGTATCAGGTGACGTCTCCTCATTTCTTAGACAACATCACTATATTCATGATCTTCTTCAAGCCCACAACATGCATGATGCTCGACCAGTCAACACCCCTTTATTGACCACATGCAATCTCGCATCAGGTGATGTCCCCTCTTGTGATGGCATTGTTTACTGCCAGCTTGTCGACTCGCTGCAATATCTCTCTCTCACATGCCCTGATATAGCATTCCCTATCAACAAGCTCTTAGATCATGAAGGACCCTACTAA
- the LOC114388364 gene encoding lactoylglutathione lyase GLX1-like, with protein sequence MAEATQSNAELLEWPKKDKRRFLHVVYRVGDLDRTIKFYTECFGMKLLRKRDIPEEKYANAFLGFGPEQSHFVVELTYNYGVTSYDIGTGFGHFAIATPDVYKLVEDIRAKGGNVTREPGPVKGGKSVIAFVKDPDGYAFELIQRPSTPEPLCQVMLRVGDLERSIKFYEKALGLRVVKKTDRPEYKYTIAMLGYAEEHETTVLELTYNYGVTEYTKGNAYAQVAIGTDDVYKSAEVVNIVTQELGGKITRQPGPIPGLNTKITAFLDPDGWKTVLVDNQDFLKELE encoded by the exons ATGGCTGAGGCTACACAATCTAATGCTGAGTTGTTGGAGTGGCCTAAGAAAGATAAGCGCCGCTTCCTGCATGTTGTGTATCGTGTTGGTGATCTTGATCGCACCATTAA GTTTTATACTGAATGTTTTGGGATGAAGCTTTTGAGGAAAAGAGATATTCCAGAGGAGAAATATGCCAATGCTTTTCTTGGATTTGGCCCTGAACAATCCCATTTTGTTGTGGAATTAACATATA ATTATGGGGTGACCTCATATGATATTGGAACTGGATTTGGACATTTTGCTATCGCAACTCCAGAT GTTTACAAATTGGTTGAAGACATCCGGGCTAAGGGTGGAAATGTCACCAGGGAGCCTGGTCCAGTTAAGGGTGGGAAATCTGTTATTGCCTTCGTGAAGGATCCTGATGGTTATGCTTTTGAGCTCATTCAAAGACCTTCAACCCCTGAACCATTGTGCCAAGTAATGCTTCGCGTTGGTGATTTAGAGCGCTCAATTAAGTTTTATGAAAAG GCTTTGGGTTTGAGGGTGGTAAAGAAGACTGATAGACCTGAATACAAG TATACTATAGCTATGCTTGGGTATGCAGAGGAACATGAGACAACTGTGTTGGAGCTGACATATAACTATGGTGTCACTGAATACACCAAGGGAAATGCTTATGCACAG GTTGCTATTGGTACTGATGATGTATACAAGAGTGCTGAGGTTGTCAACATAGTCACACAAGAGCTTGGAGGGAAGATTACTCGGCAACCAGGACCAATTCCTGGCCTTAACACAAAGATCACTGCTTTCTTAGATCCTGATGGATGGAAAACT GTTTTGGTTGACAATCAAGATTTTCTGAAGGAGCTGGAGTAA
- the LOC114387349 gene encoding 5'-adenylylsulfate reductase 3, chloroplastic-like, translating to MALAVSTTSSSSAAAAAAASSSFFSRLGSSSDAKAPQIGSFRFPERPQVSSGVVNLTQRRSSVRPLNAEPQRNDSVVPLAATIVAPEVEKEKEDFEQLAKDLENSSPLEIMDKALEKFGNDIAIAFSGAEDVALIEYAHLTGRPYRVFSLDTGRLNPETYKFFDAVEKHYGIHIEYMFPDAVEVQALVRTKGLFSFYEDGHQECCRVRKVRPLRRALKGLKAWITGQRKDQSPGTRSEIPIVQVDPVFEGLDGGIGSLVKWNPVANVNGLDIWNFLRTMNVPVNSLHSQGYVSIGCEPCTRPVLPGQHEREGRWWWEDAKAKECGLHKGNLKQEDAAQLNGNGTSQGNGSATVADIFISQNVVSLSRSGIENLAKLENRKEHWLVVLYAPWCRFCQAMEESYVDLAEKLARSGVKVAKFRADGEQKEYAKSELQLGSFPTILLFPKHSSQPIKYPSEKRDVDSLTAFVNALR from the exons ATGGCTCTTGCCGTTTCCACTACTTCTTCCTCTTCAgctgcagcagcagcagcagcgtCGAGCTCTTTCTTCTCGCGCCTTGGATCTTCATCGGACGCTAAAG cTCCGCAAATTGGTTCCTTTCGGTTTCCGGAGAGGCCTCAAGTTTCGTCTGGTGTTGTTAATTTAACTCAAAGACGCTCCTCGGTGAGGCCACTCAATGCCGAACCGCAACGGAATGATTCTGTTGTTCCTCTTGCAGCAACTATCGTTGCTCCTG AGgttgagaaggagaaagaagatttTGAGCAATTAGCGAAAGACCTTGAAAATTCATCTCCTCTTGAGATTATGGATAAGGCCCTCGAGAAATTTGGGAACGACATCGCTATTGCCTTTAG TGGTGCTGAAGATGTTGCTTTGATTGAGTATGCACATTTGACGGGTCGACCCTACAGAGTGTTTAGTCTTGACACTGGGAGACTGAACCCAGAAACCTACAAATTTTTTGACGCTGTTGAGAAGCATTATGGAATTCATATTGAGTACATGTTCCCTGATGCGGTTGAGGTTCAGGCATTAGTAAGAACTAAGGGGCTCTTCTCATTTTACGAGGATGGGCATCAAGAGTGCTGTAGAGTAAGAAAGGTGAGGCCCTTGAGGAGAGCCCTTAAGGGTCTCAAAGCATGGATTACTGGACAGAGAAAAGACCAGTCTCCTGGTACTAGGTCTGAAATCCCTATTGTCCAGGTTGATCCTGTTTTTGAGGGACTGGATGGTGGAATTGGCAGCCTGGTGAAGTGGAACCCGGTTGCAAATGTTAATGGTCTAGACATATGGAACTTCCTTAGGACCATGAATGTTCCTGTAAATTCATTGCATTCCCAAGGATATGTTTCGATTGGCTGTGAGCCATGCACAAGGCCGGTTTTACCCGGACAACATGAAAGAGAAGGAAGGTGGTGGTGGGAGGATGCCAAAGCCAAGGAGTGTGGTCTTCACAAAGGTAATTTGAAACAGGAAGATGCTGCCCAGCTTAATGGAAATGGGACCTCCCAAGGAAATGGCTCTGCCACTGTTGCTGACATTTTCATCTCCCAGAATGTGGTCAGCTTGAGCAGGTCCGGGATTGAGAATTTGGCAAAATTAGAGAACCGAAAAGAACACTGGCTTGTTGTGCTCTATGCACCATGGTGCCGCTTCTGTCAG GCTATGGAGGAGTCGTATGTTGATCTGGCAGAGAAGTTAGCAAGGTCAGGAGTGAAGGTTGCAAAATTCAGAGCCGATGGAGAGCAGAAGGAATATGCAAAGAGTGAACTGCAGTTGGGAAGCTTCCCCACAATACTTCTCTTCCCCAAGCACTCTTCTCAACCAATTAAGTACCCTTCAGAAAAGAGAGATGTTGATTCATTGACGGCATTCGTGAATGCCTTACGGTGA
- the LOC114387098 gene encoding uncharacterized protein LOC114387098 isoform X2 → MHDGRPVNTPLLTTCNLASGDVSSFLRQHHYIHDLLQAHNMHDGRPVNTPLLTTCNLASGDVSSFLRQHHYIHDLLQAHNMHDARPVNTPLLTTCNLASGDVSSFLRQHHYIHDLLQAHNMHDGRPVNTPLLTTCNLASGDVSSFLRQHHYIHDLLQAHNMHDGRPVNTLLLTTCNLASGDVSSFLRQHHYIHDLLQAHNMHDARPVNTPLLTTCNLVSGDVSSFLRQHHYIHDLLQAHNMHDARPVNTPLLTTCNLASGSNSQQATPSLTCSILSLAC, encoded by the exons ATGCATGATGGTCGACCAGTCAACACCCCTTTATTGACCACATGCAATCTCGCATCAGGTGACGTCTCCTCATTTCTTAGACAACATCACTATATTCATGATCTTCTTCAAGCCCACAACATGCATGATGGTCGACCGGTCAACACCCCTTTATTGACCACATGCAATCTCGCATCAGGTGACGTCTCCTCATTTCTTAGACAACATCACTATATTCATGATCTTCTTCAAGCCCACAACATGCATGATGCTCGACCAGTCAACACCCCTTTATTGACCACATGCAATCTCGCATCAGGTGACGTCTCCTCATTTCTTAGACAACATCACTATATTCATGATCTTCTTCAAGCCCACAACATGCATGATGGTCGACCAGTCAACACCCCTTTATTGACCACATGCAATCTCGCATCAGGTGACGTCTCCTCATTTCTTAGACAACATCACTATATTCATGATCTTCTTCAAGCCCACAACATGCATGATGGTCGACCAGTCAACACCCTTTTATTGACCACATGCAATCTCGCATCAGGTGACGTCTCCTCATTTCTTAGACAACATCACTATATTCATGATCTTCTTCAAGCCCACAACATGCATGATGCTCGACCAGTCAACACCCCTTTATTGACCACATGCAATCTCGTATCAGGTGACGTCTCCTCATTTCTTAGACAACATCACTATATTCATGATCTTCTTCAAGCCCACAACATGCATGATGCTCGACCAGTCAACACCCCTTTATTGACCACATGCAATCTCGCATCAG GATCTAATAGCCAACAAGCAACTCCGAGTCTCACTTGTTCCATCTTGTCATTAGCATGTTGA